Proteins encoded in a region of the Streptomyces sp. V4I8 genome:
- the ltrA gene encoding group II intron reverse transcriptase/maturase yields the protein MVETRPAGKPFDIPKRLVWNAYLKVKANRGAAGVDGQSLAEFEQDEKNNLYKLWNRLSSGSYFPPPVRAVDIPKAGAGTRILGVPTVADRIAQTVVAMTLEPDAELVFHQDSYGYRPGRSALEAVETCKQRCWRHPWVIDLDIQGFFDNVPHAPIIAAVERHTKLSWVLLYVKRWLVAPVQQPDGTLAIREKGTPQGSSISPLLSNLFMHYAFDAWLAREYPAIRFERYGDDAVVHCASEKQANFVRNIIERRLLQFGLHLHPEKTKVVYCKQEGREREFPVTEFTFLGYTFRPRAARLRDGRLKTGFLPAVSKTAMKSMARTVRSWRLGRCTELSFREIAAMINPVVAGWINYYGRFYKSRLIRFLEQQINPFLVKWARRKYKRYRRASRKARRRLAEIASAFPGMFAHWKHGALPTGSTMGAV from the coding sequence ATGGTCGAGACGAGACCAGCTGGCAAGCCGTTTGATATTCCGAAGCGGCTAGTCTGGAACGCTTACCTGAAGGTCAAGGCCAACAGGGGAGCGGCTGGGGTGGATGGGCAGTCGTTAGCGGAGTTTGAGCAGGATGAGAAGAACAACCTGTACAAGCTGTGGAATCGGCTGTCCTCGGGAAGCTATTTCCCCCCACCCGTGAGAGCGGTTGATATTCCCAAAGCCGGCGCTGGGACTCGGATCCTTGGGGTTCCGACCGTGGCCGACAGGATCGCCCAGACGGTAGTGGCCATGACATTGGAGCCTGACGCGGAGCTGGTCTTCCATCAGGACTCGTATGGCTATCGCCCGGGGAGGTCCGCGCTGGAGGCGGTGGAGACGTGCAAGCAGCGGTGCTGGAGGCATCCTTGGGTGATCGATCTCGACATCCAGGGGTTCTTCGACAACGTGCCGCACGCCCCCATCATCGCGGCAGTGGAAAGGCATACCAAGCTCTCGTGGGTTCTGTTGTATGTGAAGCGATGGCTTGTCGCCCCCGTGCAACAGCCCGACGGAACGCTCGCCATTCGGGAAAAGGGGACTCCTCAAGGGTCTTCTATTTCACCGTTGTTGTCGAATCTGTTCATGCACTACGCGTTTGACGCGTGGTTGGCTCGGGAGTATCCGGCGATCAGGTTCGAGCGGTACGGCGACGATGCTGTAGTGCACTGTGCCAGTGAGAAGCAGGCGAACTTCGTCCGCAACATCATCGAGCGCAGGTTGCTGCAGTTCGGATTACATCTCCATCCGGAGAAAACCAAGGTGGTGTACTGCAAACAGGAAGGTCGTGAACGGGAGTTCCCGGTCACAGAGTTCACGTTTCTGGGGTACACCTTCCGTCCTCGGGCAGCTCGCTTGCGGGATGGGAGGCTGAAGACCGGCTTCCTTCCCGCAGTGAGCAAAACAGCCATGAAGTCCATGGCGAGGACTGTCCGGAGTTGGCGACTGGGGCGCTGTACCGAGCTGAGCTTTCGGGAGATCGCCGCGATGATCAACCCCGTCGTGGCGGGATGGATCAATTACTATGGGCGCTTCTACAAGTCCAGATTGATCAGGTTCCTGGAGCAGCAGATCAATCCGTTCCTGGTGAAATGGGCCCGGAGGAAGTACAAACGGTATCGTCGTGCCTCAAGGAAGGCCCGGAGAAGGCTGGCTGAGATCGCCTCAGCGTTCCCGGGCATGTTCGCTCATTGGAAGCATGGCGCGTTGCCTACTGGTTCAACAATGGGAGCCGTGTGA
- a CDS encoding transposase produces the protein MIEADLVNRDFTADAPGRKMVGDITYIPTWEGWLFLATVIDCHTKAVTGWAMDDNYKTPLIEAAIEMAARNHPLSEDAIFHSDRGSNYTSEQFAKTLDRLSIRQSIGRTGICYEVSRRRESHPPPLSEPCVNLATHTAPIVEPVGNAPCFQ, from the coding sequence ATGATCGAGGCCGACCTCGTGAACCGCGACTTCACCGCCGACGCGCCCGGCCGGAAAATGGTCGGTGACATCACTTACATTCCGACCTGGGAGGGCTGGCTATTCCTCGCCACCGTCATCGACTGCCACACCAAAGCCGTGACAGGCTGGGCGATGGACGACAACTACAAGACTCCGCTCATCGAGGCCGCCATCGAAATGGCGGCGCGCAATCATCCGCTCTCCGAGGACGCCATATTCCACTCGGACCGCGGCAGTAATTACACCTCGGAGCAATTCGCCAAGACGCTGGACAGATTGAGCATCCGGCAATCCATCGGACGGACCGGTATCTGTTACGAGGTGAGTCGGCGGCGGGAATCTCACCCACCGCCGCTCTCAGAACCGTGCGTGAACCTCGCGACTCACACGGCTCCCATTGTTGAACCAGTAGGCAACGCGCCATGCTTCCAATGA
- a CDS encoding IS1380 family transposase, protein MSKRTEWADDLSLSASGKKLVGKAGIVPVRRLADKVGLTDALGAALVRRGFRPVHDRGTVLVSAACAVLLGARSMAGIDVMRQTSLVLGSPASASTLWRTLEAIGPVQLTKIASARARTRIHVHQQLDLRPGGFPWIKVNGRELTGVTVLDLDASVVPAHSGKEGAEPNFKGYGHHPLLMFCDNTEELLVNRLRPGSAGSNTADDHISVSIEGLRQLPTRRRRRVLFRTDGAGATMEFLTWITSGGGNAANRWEYSVGHTRDDDFWKALAKVPATAWTPALDHKGQPRKDADLVEITDMLDLTGWPEGMRVIVRREPIHPKYERELKPYEKKTDYRYQAIATNTTGGQLQFLDARARSHTHVEAGIRRGKALSLNLMPSRYFKVNQAWCTLLALATDLARWFQLLATEGKLARAEPATLRTRLLDVPAKLADHARRRELKFDPAWPASTDIVDAWGAVQALPAPG, encoded by the coding sequence GTGTCGAAGCGTACAGAGTGGGCCGATGATCTGTCGCTGTCCGCAAGCGGGAAGAAGCTGGTGGGCAAGGCGGGCATCGTGCCGGTGCGGCGTCTGGCGGACAAGGTCGGGCTGACCGACGCGCTCGGGGCTGCCCTGGTGCGGCGGGGCTTCCGTCCCGTCCATGATCGGGGAACGGTCCTGGTCTCGGCGGCCTGCGCGGTCCTGCTGGGCGCGCGGTCGATGGCCGGGATCGATGTGATGCGCCAGACCTCGCTGGTCCTGGGCAGCCCGGCCTCGGCGTCCACGCTGTGGCGGACCCTGGAGGCGATCGGACCGGTCCAGCTGACGAAGATCGCCTCCGCACGGGCCCGGACCCGTATCCACGTCCACCAGCAGCTCGACCTGCGCCCGGGCGGCTTTCCCTGGATCAAGGTCAACGGGCGGGAGCTGACCGGTGTCACGGTGCTGGACCTGGACGCCTCAGTCGTCCCGGCGCATTCCGGCAAGGAGGGAGCCGAGCCCAACTTCAAGGGATATGGCCACCACCCGCTGTTGATGTTCTGCGACAACACCGAAGAACTCCTGGTCAACCGGCTGCGGCCGGGATCGGCGGGATCCAACACCGCCGATGACCACATCTCGGTGAGTATCGAGGGCCTGCGTCAGCTGCCCACCCGCCGTCGGCGCCGGGTCCTGTTCCGCACCGACGGCGCCGGAGCCACGATGGAGTTCCTCACCTGGATCACCTCCGGCGGCGGCAACGCGGCCAACCGCTGGGAGTACTCCGTCGGCCACACCCGCGACGACGACTTCTGGAAGGCCCTGGCCAAGGTCCCGGCCACCGCGTGGACGCCGGCCCTGGACCACAAGGGCCAGCCGCGCAAGGACGCCGACCTCGTCGAGATCACCGACATGCTCGACCTGACCGGCTGGCCGGAAGGGATGCGGGTGATCGTTCGCCGCGAACCCATCCACCCCAAGTACGAGCGCGAGCTCAAGCCGTACGAGAAGAAGACCGACTACCGCTACCAGGCCATCGCCACCAACACCACCGGCGGGCAACTGCAGTTCCTCGACGCCCGAGCCCGCTCCCACACCCACGTCGAGGCCGGCATCCGACGCGGCAAGGCCCTCTCCCTCAACCTGATGCCCTCCCGCTACTTCAAGGTCAACCAAGCCTGGTGCACCCTCCTCGCCCTGGCCACCGACCTCGCCCGCTGGTTCCAACTCCTGGCCACCGAAGGCAAACTCGCCCGGGCCGAGCCCGCCACTCTGCGCACCCGACTCCTGGACGTCCCCGCGAAACTCGCCGACCACGCCCGAAGACGCGAGCTGAAATTCGACCCCGCCTGGCCCGCATCCACCGACATCGTCGACGCCTGGGGCGCCGTCCAGGCCCTGCCCGCCCCCGGCTGA
- a CDS encoding IS3 family transposase has translation MSDKFEFIDAEYATSTTNTEEIPPVAKMCDWLEVSRSGFYEWRSRPVSATARRREELKLLITKSFEDSDGTYGYRRVHADLTAWGVACGPELVRDLMRELDLQACQPRPWRHSLTENDGRAGPIPDLTNSWRPVSQ, from the coding sequence GTGAGCGACAAGTTCGAGTTCATCGATGCCGAGTACGCGACATCCACCACGAACACCGAAGAGATACCGCCGGTCGCGAAGATGTGTGACTGGCTGGAAGTGTCCCGCTCCGGATTCTACGAATGGCGGAGCCGGCCGGTTTCGGCGACCGCCCGGCGACGAGAGGAACTGAAATTACTGATCACCAAGTCTTTCGAGGATTCTGACGGCACGTACGGCTACCGGCGCGTCCACGCCGACCTCACTGCCTGGGGCGTGGCCTGCGGGCCCGAACTCGTGCGTGACCTCATGCGGGAGCTGGACCTCCAGGCCTGCCAGCCACGGCCGTGGCGCCACAGCCTCACCGAGAACGACGGCCGGGCCGGCCCGATCCCCGACCTCACGAATTCATGGCGCCCGGTGTCGCAGTGA
- a CDS encoding transposase — translation MGLFGKGSWLSQKRRKFTPEYREEAVKMVIETSRPVAQVARELGLVEGTLGNWVNAYRRENVGEEPPLTVDERARLREQERELRELRQKVAFLEKVAAYFAKDPR, via the coding sequence GTGGGTCTGTTCGGAAAGGGAAGTTGGTTGTCGCAGAAACGTAGGAAGTTCACTCCTGAGTATCGGGAAGAGGCCGTGAAGATGGTGATCGAGACGTCGCGTCCGGTTGCCCAGGTCGCCCGGGAACTCGGACTTGTCGAAGGCACGCTCGGGAATTGGGTCAACGCCTACCGCCGTGAGAACGTGGGAGAGGAGCCGCCCCTGACGGTGGATGAACGGGCACGGCTCCGCGAGCAGGAACGCGAACTGAGGGAACTGCGGCAGAAGGTCGCTTTCCTGGAAAAAGTCGCAGCGTACTTTGCCAAGGATCCTCGGTGA
- a CDS encoding IS110 family transposase — MSRILAGTDCGKTHHHCLALDSDGNTLLSRRVANDEPELLKLIGDVLGLADGREVTWAMDMTGGEPALLIALLVNHGQELVYLPGIAVNRATDSYRGAGKTDARDAHVIADQARMRRDLQPIRPSEDASIELRLLTERRVDLVADRTRTTNRLKALLTSMFPALERTLDMGTTGALLLLTGYQSPAAIRRTGLRRLTTWLANRKVRNPDSLAAKAIEAAERQHTAVPGETAIAKMVHTLAREVMALNEKIAETDKLIEGRFREHELAEVIQSLPGIGTVLGAEFLVAVGGSLEAFPTPDRLAAFSGVAPAPRDSGKVSGNLHRPQRYHRRLQRVFYTSALVSIRCDPNSRQFYDRKRAEGKRHVQAVLALARRRVNVLWALIRDRRCYTITPPVTTSA; from the coding sequence ATGAGCCGGATATTGGCCGGTACCGACTGCGGCAAGACCCACCACCACTGCCTGGCCCTGGACAGCGACGGCAACACGTTGCTGTCGCGGCGGGTGGCCAACGACGAACCGGAGTTACTGAAGCTGATCGGTGACGTCCTGGGCCTCGCCGACGGCCGTGAGGTCACCTGGGCGATGGACATGACCGGCGGCGAGCCCGCGCTGTTAATCGCCCTGCTCGTCAACCACGGCCAGGAACTGGTCTACCTCCCCGGCATCGCGGTCAACCGCGCCACCGACAGCTACCGCGGGGCGGGCAAGACCGACGCCCGGGACGCCCACGTGATCGCCGACCAGGCCCGCATGAGACGCGACCTGCAGCCGATCCGCCCCAGTGAAGACGCGAGCATCGAACTGAGGCTGCTCACCGAGCGCCGTGTGGATCTCGTTGCCGACCGCACCCGCACCACCAACCGGCTCAAGGCCCTGCTGACCAGCATGTTCCCAGCCCTGGAACGCACCCTGGACATGGGCACCACCGGAGCGCTGCTGCTCCTGACGGGCTACCAGAGCCCGGCGGCCATCCGCCGCACCGGCCTGCGCCGACTGACCACCTGGCTGGCCAACCGCAAGGTCCGCAACCCCGACTCCCTGGCAGCCAAGGCCATCGAGGCTGCTGAGCGCCAGCACACCGCCGTCCCGGGCGAGACAGCGATCGCGAAGATGGTGCATACCCTGGCGAGGGAGGTGATGGCCCTCAACGAGAAGATCGCCGAGACCGACAAGCTCATCGAGGGCCGGTTTCGCGAGCACGAACTCGCCGAAGTGATCCAGTCGCTGCCGGGCATCGGCACGGTCCTCGGCGCCGAGTTCCTCGTCGCCGTCGGCGGCAGCCTGGAGGCGTTCCCCACCCCCGACCGCCTCGCCGCCTTCTCCGGCGTGGCGCCGGCGCCACGCGACTCGGGCAAGGTCAGCGGCAACCTCCACCGGCCCCAGCGTTACCACCGCCGTCTGCAAAGGGTCTTCTACACCTCCGCGCTCGTCAGCATCCGGTGCGACCCCAACTCGCGGCAGTTCTACGACAGAAAACGCGCTGAGGGCAAACGCCACGTCCAGGCCGTGCTCGCCCTCGCCCGCCGGCGCGTCAACGTGCTGTGGGCCCTGATCCGTGACCGACGGTGCTACACCATCACACCACCAGTCACCACCTCCGCTTGA
- a CDS encoding tannase/feruloyl esterase family alpha/beta hydrolase, giving the protein MEDRSKKLFAVSALVFLLAAASPTPAQAAPARASCAELAGVRIPAERIGLPTTGAEVTDARMVDASGEGSAAIGAYCRVEASIHPVDPSAPDIRMRLALPTRWNGRAMMFGGGAFDGVVPDVTANVPYGPADRLTPLGRGYATFASDAGHQSPPSDLPSPTMDGSFAVNDEALHNFAGDALKKTRDTAVHLINRHYGTAPSSSYFAGGSGGGREALAVAQRWPTDFNGVISAFPAWNPVPLVLHSGYEAQLLSKPDAFPGPAQQELLYRSVIKACDGNDGVRDGIISDEARCDFDPRTLRCPQGEKSATTCLTDSQIAATEAISTPMRWNYRLASGETGYPGLPFLSGARMATPVVGLGTQAPAHPMPMASGAGILLWDQWARYFLTRDPALNTLSLDPLRPGRWQQRISDLSAFQDVNNPDLRAFAKAGGKLLILHGTADEIVSHRSTAEYYRRVMHTMGRTATERFARLYLIPGANHGNIQPAFAASWDALTALENWTGYGRPPVHPVVTDMNPTAQGRTRPLCEYPAWPRYNGSGDPDSATNFVCHRGAEQPGSS; this is encoded by the coding sequence ATGGAGGACAGATCAAAGAAGTTATTCGCCGTTTCCGCGCTGGTGTTCCTGCTCGCGGCGGCCTCGCCGACCCCCGCCCAGGCGGCCCCCGCGAGAGCGTCCTGTGCGGAGCTGGCTGGGGTGAGGATCCCCGCGGAGAGGATCGGCCTTCCGACCACCGGTGCCGAAGTGACCGATGCCCGGATGGTGGACGCCTCCGGTGAGGGCTCCGCGGCCATAGGCGCGTATTGCAGGGTGGAGGCATCCATCCACCCCGTGGACCCGTCCGCCCCCGACATCAGAATGCGGCTCGCCCTGCCCACCCGGTGGAACGGCAGGGCGATGATGTTCGGCGGGGGCGCCTTCGACGGTGTCGTTCCCGACGTCACCGCCAATGTGCCCTACGGGCCGGCCGACCGGCTCACGCCGCTGGGGCGTGGATACGCCACCTTCGCCAGCGACGCCGGGCACCAGTCACCGCCGTCGGACTTGCCGTCGCCCACCATGGACGGTTCGTTCGCCGTCAATGACGAGGCACTGCACAACTTCGCGGGCGACGCCCTGAAGAAGACCCGCGACACCGCCGTCCACCTCATCAACAGGCACTACGGTACCGCGCCTTCGAGCAGCTATTTCGCCGGGGGCTCCGGCGGCGGACGCGAGGCACTCGCCGTGGCCCAGCGCTGGCCCACCGACTTCAACGGTGTCATCTCCGCCTTCCCCGCCTGGAACCCCGTCCCTCTCGTACTGCACTCCGGCTATGAGGCGCAACTGCTGTCCAAGCCGGATGCGTTCCCGGGGCCGGCCCAGCAGGAGCTGCTGTATCGCAGTGTCATCAAGGCATGTGACGGCAACGACGGTGTGCGCGACGGCATCATCTCCGATGAAGCGCGCTGCGACTTCGACCCCCGAACCCTGCGCTGTCCCCAGGGCGAGAAGAGCGCGACCACATGCCTCACCGACAGCCAGATCGCTGCCACCGAGGCGATCTCCACCCCGATGCGCTGGAACTACCGCCTGGCCAGCGGGGAGACGGGTTACCCTGGTCTGCCGTTCCTGTCCGGCGCCAGGATGGCGACACCGGTGGTCGGCCTGGGGACGCAGGCTCCGGCCCATCCCATGCCCATGGCCAGCGGCGCGGGCATCCTCTTGTGGGACCAGTGGGCCAGGTACTTCCTCACCCGTGACCCCGCCCTCAACACCCTGAGCCTCGATCCCCTGCGGCCGGGCCGTTGGCAGCAGCGCATCAGCGACCTGTCGGCGTTCCAGGACGTCAACAACCCGGACCTGCGCGCCTTCGCCAAGGCCGGTGGCAAGCTCCTCATCCTGCACGGCACCGCTGACGAAATCGTCAGCCACCGATCCACCGCCGAGTACTACAGACGCGTCATGCACACCATGGGCAGGACAGCCACCGAGCGCTTCGCGCGGCTCTACCTCATTCCGGGGGCCAATCACGGCAACATTCAGCCGGCCTTCGCGGCGAGCTGGGACGCGCTGACCGCCCTGGAGAACTGGACCGGGTACGGGCGACCGCCTGTGCATCCTGTGGTCACGGACATGAATCCTACTGCTCAGGGCCGGACACGGCCGCTGTGCGAGTACCCCGCGTGGCCGCGCTACAACGGGAGCGGAGACCCCGATTCCGCGACGAACTTCGTCTGTCACAGGGGCGCGGAACAACCCGGGTCTTCATAG
- a CDS encoding transposase family protein, protein MSWNVTAGLDKDQLDGLVVRVHQALVEDPDPAVSPARMWSLGLYRSVVLVLFLLRQNPVQEAAAELFGVSQATVSRRWTGLLPVVEKALAGHVPDPVEASAGRIVLIDGTLVTTWDWASEGTAMFSGKHRDTGFNLQIAATLSGDLLAVSEPVPGSRHDMYAWRQSHFPETFAERQSMGDLGYVGSGMLTARRKPPGQQRPTGAKIYNRSISSLRAAIERAIAHLKDWKILATRYRGPLAKFPLVAKTVTALTFYKKGW, encoded by the coding sequence TTGAGCTGGAACGTTACGGCAGGGTTAGACAAGGATCAACTGGACGGGCTGGTGGTGCGGGTCCATCAGGCGCTCGTGGAGGACCCGGATCCTGCGGTGTCTCCGGCGCGGATGTGGTCGCTGGGCCTGTACCGGTCGGTGGTCCTGGTGCTGTTCCTCCTGCGGCAGAACCCCGTCCAGGAAGCGGCGGCGGAACTGTTCGGTGTCAGCCAGGCCACTGTTTCCCGGCGGTGGACGGGGCTGCTTCCGGTGGTGGAGAAGGCCCTCGCCGGGCATGTCCCTGATCCTGTGGAAGCCTCAGCCGGCCGGATCGTGCTCATCGACGGCACCCTGGTCACCACGTGGGACTGGGCGAGCGAAGGCACCGCTATGTTCTCCGGCAAGCACCGCGACACCGGCTTCAACCTGCAGATCGCCGCCACCCTGTCCGGAGACCTGCTCGCGGTGTCCGAGCCTGTCCCGGGCTCCCGCCACGACATGTACGCCTGGCGCCAGTCCCACTTCCCGGAGACCTTCGCAGAACGGCAGAGCATGGGCGATCTTGGGTACGTGGGTTCCGGCATGCTCACCGCGAGACGCAAACCACCTGGTCAGCAACGCCCCACTGGCGCCAAGATCTACAACCGGAGCATCAGCAGCCTCCGCGCCGCCATTGAGCGAGCGATCGCACACCTGAAGGACTGGAAGATCCTCGCGACCCGCTACCGCGGCCCCCTGGCCAAGTTCCCCCTCGTCGCCAAAACCGTCACCGCCCTCACCTTCTACAAAAAGGGCTGGTGA
- a CDS encoding alpha/beta fold hydrolase, translating to MAPHAWICAMKAISQTIDLPSGRFHYLTWGAAQPPARPTVVLLHANAGSAASWSRVGPALADRFCVFAPDLRGHGSSVKAPAGSYGLRDAANDIGAFLHALELTEPLLIGHSWGAAVALVLATGAESTKPAPALSGLVLEDPPAAMSLTRQNQPLSDLIRAMATPAEVLRELLTVVHPDWDDIDADSWVEGLQSTQPEISSSVVSDGARSGPLLPLLAQLTAPTLLLRADPAHGGSLDSTDWDQARKLLPPHSTALDMPGTPHDIHRSRFDHYLRAVRTWSCPEE from the coding sequence ATGGCACCGCATGCCTGGATCTGTGCAATGAAGGCAATCTCCCAAACCATTGACCTGCCTTCAGGCAGGTTCCATTACCTGACGTGGGGAGCCGCCCAACCCCCGGCTCGCCCCACTGTGGTCCTCCTGCACGCGAACGCTGGCTCCGCTGCTAGCTGGTCGCGCGTAGGACCCGCCCTAGCTGATCGCTTCTGTGTCTTCGCACCCGACCTGCGAGGACACGGCTCCAGCGTCAAAGCTCCCGCAGGTTCCTACGGCCTGCGTGACGCGGCCAACGACATCGGTGCCTTCCTACATGCGCTTGAGCTGACCGAACCGCTGCTCATTGGACACTCCTGGGGCGCGGCAGTCGCTCTCGTCCTGGCCACAGGCGCCGAATCAACCAAGCCGGCGCCTGCCCTCTCTGGTCTCGTCCTCGAAGATCCACCTGCGGCCATGTCGCTCACTCGCCAGAATCAGCCGCTCAGTGACTTGATCAGAGCCATGGCCACACCCGCCGAAGTGCTACGGGAGCTGCTCACGGTCGTGCACCCTGATTGGGACGACATCGACGCCGACAGCTGGGTCGAAGGACTGCAAAGCACCCAGCCTGAGATCTCAAGCAGTGTCGTCAGCGACGGTGCCCGATCCGGGCCCCTTCTGCCCCTGCTCGCTCAACTCACCGCGCCCACCTTGCTACTCCGGGCAGACCCCGCCCATGGCGGTTCCCTCGACAGCACTGACTGGGATCAAGCCCGGAAATTACTCCCCCCTCACAGCACAGCGTTGGATATGCCGGGCACTCCACATGACATCCACCGCAGCCGATTTGATCACTACCTGCGAGCTGTTCGCACCTGGTCCTGCCCGGAAGAATAG
- a CDS encoding lipocalin-like domain-containing protein, which produces MLSKSGSTSLEQEAPAKSTTGPGQLVGVWSLVSFTVLDKAGSILDFPMGRHPEGLLIYTADGFISVHLSKSKRLAHTAQTEVAVGPGRPPEVEAVASTSHYLGYTGTYEWRGDLVVHHVLVASVPQWTGTQQVRQVELKRDVLTLRPPHGAC; this is translated from the coding sequence GTGTTATCAAAGTCCGGCTCCACCAGTCTGGAGCAAGAGGCGCCCGCAAAGAGCACCACTGGTCCCGGTCAGCTTGTCGGAGTCTGGTCTCTTGTCTCCTTCACTGTCCTTGACAAGGCGGGAAGCATCCTCGACTTCCCTATGGGACGGCACCCTGAAGGCCTGCTCATCTACACCGCCGACGGCTTCATTTCGGTGCATTTGTCGAAGTCCAAGCGGCTTGCTCACACGGCGCAGACGGAGGTCGCTGTCGGCCCTGGAAGGCCCCCTGAGGTGGAGGCCGTAGCCAGCACCAGCCACTATCTGGGATATACCGGCACTTACGAGTGGCGTGGGGACCTCGTCGTCCATCATGTCCTCGTTGCCTCCGTACCACAGTGGACTGGCACGCAGCAGGTACGCCAAGTGGAATTGAAACGCGATGTCCTGACATTGCGCCCTCCCCACGGTGCCTGCTAG